The following are encoded together in the Conger conger chromosome 11, fConCon1.1, whole genome shotgun sequence genome:
- the LOC133140627 gene encoding kinesin-like protein KIF2A isoform X3 gives MDSPPIHVRQAHPVKALPVIGPGRIHQAMVTSMNEENESVTVEWFENGDTKGKEIDLESIFSLNPNVAPDEEIAITPETPPPPAQSATKVPRIAKNRRTIAPPKNETPAREARAAPVRARPDPPAPPPPAQPVQPPPSAQTQAQAQQNGSVTARTAQTPAALGAHRVSSRRKSNCVKEVEKLQEKRERRRLQQQELREKKAQEVDTTIPNYEIMYMIRDFRASLDYRPLSTADLIEEHRICVCVRKRPLNKKELTVKDLDVITIPSKDVVMVHEPKQKVDLTRYLENQTFRFDYAFDDTTTNEMVYRFTARPLVETIFERGMATCFAYGQTGSGKTHTMGGDFSGKNQDCSKGIYALAARDVFLMLKKPHYKKLDLQVYATFFEIYSGKVFDLLNRKTKLRVLEDGKQQVQVVGLQEREVRCTEDVLKLIEVGNSCRTSGQTSANAHSSRSHAVFQIILRRNRKMHGKFSLIDLAGNERGADTSSADRQTRLEGAEINKSLLALKECIRALGRNKPHTPFRASKLTQVLRDSFIGENSRTCMIATISPGMASCENTLNTLRYANRVKEFGISPSDIPFSQNAGGRAELSPTYEYDGFATSTRRVKELTVDPIGPIEGRPNIHSVNQLDVLEAQWGVGSSPQRDDLKLLCEQNEEEVSPQLFNFHEAVSQVVEMEEQVQEDHRAVFQESLRWLEDDKVLLEMTEEVDYDVETYATQLEQVLDQKIEILTEFRDKVKLFRSRLQEEEQASKQINPKRPRPL, from the exons ATGGATTCGCCCCCAATTCATGTGCGTCAGGCTCATCCCGTCAAAGCTTTGCCTGTGATAGGCCCAG GCCGGATACACCAGGCGATGGTCACCTCCATGAACGAGGAGAACGAGAGCGTGACGGTGGAGTGGTTCGAGAATGGAGACACCAAAGGGAAAGAG ATCGACCTGGAGAGCATATTCTCCCTGAACCCTAATGTGGCCCCCGACGAGGAGATCGCCATCACGCCCgagaccccgccccctcccgctCAGAGTGCCACCAAGGTGCCCCGCATCGCCAAG AACCGCCGGACCATCGCTCCCCCCAAGAACGAGACCCCTGCCAGAGAAGCCCGAG CAGCGCCCGTGCGGGCCCGGCccgacccccccgccccgccgcccCCCGCGCAGCCCGTGCAGCCGCCCCCGTCTGCGCAGACGCAGGCCCAGGCCCAGCAGAACGGTAGTGTCACCGCCCGGACCGCACAGACCCCAGCAGCACTCGGGGCCCACCGAGTCTCCT CGCGGAGGAAATCGAACTGCGTCAAGGAGGTGGAGAAGCTccaggagaagagggagaggaggaggctgCAACAGCAGGAGCTGAGGGAGAAGAAGGCCCAG GAAGTTGACACGACGATCCCCAACTATGAGATCATGTACATGATCAGAGACTTCCGAGCCAGCCTGGACTACCGACCACTCAGCACTGCTGACCTG ATTGAAGAACACAggatatgcgtgtgtgtgaggaaacGGCCACtcaacaaaaaag AGCTGACGGTGAAGGACCTGGATGTGATCACCATCCCCAGTAAGGACGTGGTGATGGTGCACGAGCCCAAACAGAAGGTGGACCTGACCCGGTACCTGGAGAACCAGACCTTCCGCTTCGACTACGCCTTCGACGACACCACGACTAACGAGATGGTTTATAG gttcACTGCGAGGCCGCTGGTAGAGACCATCTTCGAGAGGGGAATGGCCACCTGCTTTGCTTAcggacagacaggaagtggaaaAACACAC acgaTGGGGGGAGATTTTTCTGGAAAGAACCAGGACTGCTCGAAAGGGATCTACGCATTGGCTG CGCGGGATGTGTTTCTCATGCTGAAGAAGCCCCACTATAAGAAGCTGGATCTGCAGGTGTACGCCACCTTCTTTGAGATCTACAGCGGGAAG GTGTTCGACCTGCTGAACCGCAAGACCAAGCTGAGGGTGCTGGAGGACGGGAAGCAGCAGGTGCAGGTGGTGGGCCTGCAGGAGCGCGAGGTCAGGTGCACCGAAGACGTCCTCAAACTGATCGAAGTGGGAAACAGCTGCAG gacgtCCGGCCAGACCTCGGCCAACGCCCACTCGTCCCGCAGCCACGCCGTGTTCCAGATCATTCTGCGGAGGAACAGGAAGATGCACGGGAAGTTCTCGCTCATCGACCTGGCGGGGAACGAGCGCGGGGCGGACACCTCCAGCGCCGACCGGCAGACCCGCCTGGAGGGCGCCGAGATCAACAAGAGCCTGCTGGCGCtcaag GAGTGCATCCGGGCCCTGGGGCGGAACAAGCCCCACACCCCGTTCAGGGCCAGCAAGCTGACGCAGGTCCTGCGGGACTCCTTCATCGGGGAGAACTCCAGAACCTGCATG ATTGCCACTATCTCTCCTGGCATGGCGTCATGTGAGAACACGTTAAACACGCTGCGATACGCTAACAG AGTTAAAGAGTTTGGGATAAGTCCTTCGGACATCCCCTTCTCCCAGAACGCTGGCGGCCGCGCCGAGCTGTCCCCCACCTATGAGTACGATGGCTTTGCTACTTCCACACGCAG GGTGAAGGAGCTGACCGTGGACCCCATCGGGCCCATCGAGGGGCGCCCCAACATCCACTCGGTGAACCAGCTGGACGTGCTGGAGGcgcagtggggggtggggagctCCCCCCAGAGGGACGACCTCAAGCTGCTCTGTGAACAGAAC gaagaggaagtctCCCCACAGCTCTTCAACTTCCACGAGGCCGTGTCTCAGGTGGTTGAAATGGAGGAGCAGGTGCAGGAGGACCATCGAGCTGTCTTCCAG GAGTCACTCCGGTGGCTGGAGGATGACAAGGTTCTGCTGGAGATGACGGAGGAGGTGGATTATGACGTGGAAACCTACGCCACGCAGCTGGAGCAGGTCCTGGACCAGAAGATCGAGATCCTAACCGAGTTCCGAG ACAAGGTGAAGTTGTTCCGCTCCAGACTCCAGGAGGAGGAGCAAGCCAGCAAGCAGATCAACCCCAAGCGACCCCGCCCACtctga
- the LOC133140627 gene encoding kinesin-like protein KIF2A isoform X5, whose amino-acid sequence MDSPPIHVRQAHPVKALPVIGPGDNGGRIHQAMVTSMNEENESVTVEWFENGDTKGKEIDLESIFSLNPNVAPDEEIAITPETPPPPAQSATKVPRIAKNRRTIAPPKNETPAREARAAPVRARPDPPAPPPPAQPVQPPPSAQTQAQAQQNARRKSNCVKEVEKLQEKRERRRLQQQELREKKAQEVDTTIPNYEIMYMIRDFRASLDYRPLSTADLIEEHRICVCVRKRPLNKKELTVKDLDVITIPSKDVVMVHEPKQKVDLTRYLENQTFRFDYAFDDTTTNEMVYRFTARPLVETIFERGMATCFAYGQTGSGKTHTMGGDFSGKNQDCSKGIYALAARDVFLMLKKPHYKKLDLQVYATFFEIYSGKVFDLLNRKTKLRVLEDGKQQVQVVGLQEREVRCTEDVLKLIEVGNSCRTSGQTSANAHSSRSHAVFQIILRRNRKMHGKFSLIDLAGNERGADTSSADRQTRLEGAEINKSLLALKECIRALGRNKPHTPFRASKLTQVLRDSFIGENSRTCMIATISPGMASCENTLNTLRYANRVKEFGISPSDIPFSQNAGGRAELSPTYEYDGFATSTRRVKELTVDPIGPIEGRPNIHSVNQLDVLEAQWGVGSSPQRDDLKLLCEQNEEEVSPQLFNFHEAVSQVVEMEEQVQEDHRAVFQESLRWLEDDKVLLEMTEEVDYDVETYATQLEQVLDQKIEILTEFRDKVKLFRSRLQEEEQASKQINPKRPRPL is encoded by the exons ATGGATTCGCCCCCAATTCATGTGCGTCAGGCTCATCCCGTCAAAGCTTTGCCTGTGATAGGCCCAGGTGAtaatggag GCCGGATACACCAGGCGATGGTCACCTCCATGAACGAGGAGAACGAGAGCGTGACGGTGGAGTGGTTCGAGAATGGAGACACCAAAGGGAAAGAG ATCGACCTGGAGAGCATATTCTCCCTGAACCCTAATGTGGCCCCCGACGAGGAGATCGCCATCACGCCCgagaccccgccccctcccgctCAGAGTGCCACCAAGGTGCCCCGCATCGCCAAG AACCGCCGGACCATCGCTCCCCCCAAGAACGAGACCCCTGCCAGAGAAGCCCGAG CAGCGCCCGTGCGGGCCCGGCccgacccccccgccccgccgcccCCCGCGCAGCCCGTGCAGCCGCCCCCGTCTGCGCAGACGCAGGCCCAGGCCCAGCAGAACG CGCGGAGGAAATCGAACTGCGTCAAGGAGGTGGAGAAGCTccaggagaagagggagaggaggaggctgCAACAGCAGGAGCTGAGGGAGAAGAAGGCCCAG GAAGTTGACACGACGATCCCCAACTATGAGATCATGTACATGATCAGAGACTTCCGAGCCAGCCTGGACTACCGACCACTCAGCACTGCTGACCTG ATTGAAGAACACAggatatgcgtgtgtgtgaggaaacGGCCACtcaacaaaaaag AGCTGACGGTGAAGGACCTGGATGTGATCACCATCCCCAGTAAGGACGTGGTGATGGTGCACGAGCCCAAACAGAAGGTGGACCTGACCCGGTACCTGGAGAACCAGACCTTCCGCTTCGACTACGCCTTCGACGACACCACGACTAACGAGATGGTTTATAG gttcACTGCGAGGCCGCTGGTAGAGACCATCTTCGAGAGGGGAATGGCCACCTGCTTTGCTTAcggacagacaggaagtggaaaAACACAC acgaTGGGGGGAGATTTTTCTGGAAAGAACCAGGACTGCTCGAAAGGGATCTACGCATTGGCTG CGCGGGATGTGTTTCTCATGCTGAAGAAGCCCCACTATAAGAAGCTGGATCTGCAGGTGTACGCCACCTTCTTTGAGATCTACAGCGGGAAG GTGTTCGACCTGCTGAACCGCAAGACCAAGCTGAGGGTGCTGGAGGACGGGAAGCAGCAGGTGCAGGTGGTGGGCCTGCAGGAGCGCGAGGTCAGGTGCACCGAAGACGTCCTCAAACTGATCGAAGTGGGAAACAGCTGCAG gacgtCCGGCCAGACCTCGGCCAACGCCCACTCGTCCCGCAGCCACGCCGTGTTCCAGATCATTCTGCGGAGGAACAGGAAGATGCACGGGAAGTTCTCGCTCATCGACCTGGCGGGGAACGAGCGCGGGGCGGACACCTCCAGCGCCGACCGGCAGACCCGCCTGGAGGGCGCCGAGATCAACAAGAGCCTGCTGGCGCtcaag GAGTGCATCCGGGCCCTGGGGCGGAACAAGCCCCACACCCCGTTCAGGGCCAGCAAGCTGACGCAGGTCCTGCGGGACTCCTTCATCGGGGAGAACTCCAGAACCTGCATG ATTGCCACTATCTCTCCTGGCATGGCGTCATGTGAGAACACGTTAAACACGCTGCGATACGCTAACAG AGTTAAAGAGTTTGGGATAAGTCCTTCGGACATCCCCTTCTCCCAGAACGCTGGCGGCCGCGCCGAGCTGTCCCCCACCTATGAGTACGATGGCTTTGCTACTTCCACACGCAG GGTGAAGGAGCTGACCGTGGACCCCATCGGGCCCATCGAGGGGCGCCCCAACATCCACTCGGTGAACCAGCTGGACGTGCTGGAGGcgcagtggggggtggggagctCCCCCCAGAGGGACGACCTCAAGCTGCTCTGTGAACAGAAC gaagaggaagtctCCCCACAGCTCTTCAACTTCCACGAGGCCGTGTCTCAGGTGGTTGAAATGGAGGAGCAGGTGCAGGAGGACCATCGAGCTGTCTTCCAG GAGTCACTCCGGTGGCTGGAGGATGACAAGGTTCTGCTGGAGATGACGGAGGAGGTGGATTATGACGTGGAAACCTACGCCACGCAGCTGGAGCAGGTCCTGGACCAGAAGATCGAGATCCTAACCGAGTTCCGAG ACAAGGTGAAGTTGTTCCGCTCCAGACTCCAGGAGGAGGAGCAAGCCAGCAAGCAGATCAACCCCAAGCGACCCCGCCCACtctga
- the LOC133140627 gene encoding kinesin-like protein KIF2A isoform X7 has protein sequence MDSPPIHVRQAHPVKALPVIGPGDNGGRIHQAMVTSMNEENESVTVEWFENGDTKGKEIDLESIFSLNPNVAPDEEIAITPETPPPPAQSATKVPRIAKNRRTIAPPKNETPAREARAAPVRARPDPPAPPPPAQPVQPPPSAQTQAQAQQNGSVTARTAQTPAALGAHRVSSRRKSNCVKEVEKLQEKRERRRLQQQELREKKAQEVDTTIPNYEIMYMIRDFRASLDYRPLSTADLIEEHRICVCVRKRPLNKKELTVKDLDVITIPSKDVVMVHEPKQKVDLTRYLENQTFRFDYAFDDTTTNEMVYRFTARPLVETIFERGMATCFAYGQTGSGKTHTMGGDFSGKNQDCSKGIYALAARDVFLMLKKPHYKKLDLQVYATFFEIYSGKVFDLLNRKTKLRVLEDGKQQVQVVGLQEREVRCTEDVLKLIEVGNSCRTSGQTSANAHSSRSHAVFQIILRRNRKMHGKFSLIDLAGNERGADTSSADRQTRLEGAEINKSLLALKECIRALGRNKPHTPFRASKLTQVLRDSFIGENSRTCMIATISPGMASCENTLNTLRYANRVKELTVDPIGPIEGRPNIHSVNQLDVLEAQWGVGSSPQRDDLKLLCEQNEEEVSPQLFNFHEAVSQVVEMEEQVQEDHRAVFQESLRWLEDDKVLLEMTEEVDYDVETYATQLEQVLDQKIEILTEFRDKVKLFRSRLQEEEQASKQINPKRPRPL, from the exons ATGGATTCGCCCCCAATTCATGTGCGTCAGGCTCATCCCGTCAAAGCTTTGCCTGTGATAGGCCCAGGTGAtaatggag GCCGGATACACCAGGCGATGGTCACCTCCATGAACGAGGAGAACGAGAGCGTGACGGTGGAGTGGTTCGAGAATGGAGACACCAAAGGGAAAGAG ATCGACCTGGAGAGCATATTCTCCCTGAACCCTAATGTGGCCCCCGACGAGGAGATCGCCATCACGCCCgagaccccgccccctcccgctCAGAGTGCCACCAAGGTGCCCCGCATCGCCAAG AACCGCCGGACCATCGCTCCCCCCAAGAACGAGACCCCTGCCAGAGAAGCCCGAG CAGCGCCCGTGCGGGCCCGGCccgacccccccgccccgccgcccCCCGCGCAGCCCGTGCAGCCGCCCCCGTCTGCGCAGACGCAGGCCCAGGCCCAGCAGAACGGTAGTGTCACCGCCCGGACCGCACAGACCCCAGCAGCACTCGGGGCCCACCGAGTCTCCT CGCGGAGGAAATCGAACTGCGTCAAGGAGGTGGAGAAGCTccaggagaagagggagaggaggaggctgCAACAGCAGGAGCTGAGGGAGAAGAAGGCCCAG GAAGTTGACACGACGATCCCCAACTATGAGATCATGTACATGATCAGAGACTTCCGAGCCAGCCTGGACTACCGACCACTCAGCACTGCTGACCTG ATTGAAGAACACAggatatgcgtgtgtgtgaggaaacGGCCACtcaacaaaaaag AGCTGACGGTGAAGGACCTGGATGTGATCACCATCCCCAGTAAGGACGTGGTGATGGTGCACGAGCCCAAACAGAAGGTGGACCTGACCCGGTACCTGGAGAACCAGACCTTCCGCTTCGACTACGCCTTCGACGACACCACGACTAACGAGATGGTTTATAG gttcACTGCGAGGCCGCTGGTAGAGACCATCTTCGAGAGGGGAATGGCCACCTGCTTTGCTTAcggacagacaggaagtggaaaAACACAC acgaTGGGGGGAGATTTTTCTGGAAAGAACCAGGACTGCTCGAAAGGGATCTACGCATTGGCTG CGCGGGATGTGTTTCTCATGCTGAAGAAGCCCCACTATAAGAAGCTGGATCTGCAGGTGTACGCCACCTTCTTTGAGATCTACAGCGGGAAG GTGTTCGACCTGCTGAACCGCAAGACCAAGCTGAGGGTGCTGGAGGACGGGAAGCAGCAGGTGCAGGTGGTGGGCCTGCAGGAGCGCGAGGTCAGGTGCACCGAAGACGTCCTCAAACTGATCGAAGTGGGAAACAGCTGCAG gacgtCCGGCCAGACCTCGGCCAACGCCCACTCGTCCCGCAGCCACGCCGTGTTCCAGATCATTCTGCGGAGGAACAGGAAGATGCACGGGAAGTTCTCGCTCATCGACCTGGCGGGGAACGAGCGCGGGGCGGACACCTCCAGCGCCGACCGGCAGACCCGCCTGGAGGGCGCCGAGATCAACAAGAGCCTGCTGGCGCtcaag GAGTGCATCCGGGCCCTGGGGCGGAACAAGCCCCACACCCCGTTCAGGGCCAGCAAGCTGACGCAGGTCCTGCGGGACTCCTTCATCGGGGAGAACTCCAGAACCTGCATG ATTGCCACTATCTCTCCTGGCATGGCGTCATGTGAGAACACGTTAAACACGCTGCGATACGCTAACAG GGTGAAGGAGCTGACCGTGGACCCCATCGGGCCCATCGAGGGGCGCCCCAACATCCACTCGGTGAACCAGCTGGACGTGCTGGAGGcgcagtggggggtggggagctCCCCCCAGAGGGACGACCTCAAGCTGCTCTGTGAACAGAAC gaagaggaagtctCCCCACAGCTCTTCAACTTCCACGAGGCCGTGTCTCAGGTGGTTGAAATGGAGGAGCAGGTGCAGGAGGACCATCGAGCTGTCTTCCAG GAGTCACTCCGGTGGCTGGAGGATGACAAGGTTCTGCTGGAGATGACGGAGGAGGTGGATTATGACGTGGAAACCTACGCCACGCAGCTGGAGCAGGTCCTGGACCAGAAGATCGAGATCCTAACCGAGTTCCGAG ACAAGGTGAAGTTGTTCCGCTCCAGACTCCAGGAGGAGGAGCAAGCCAGCAAGCAGATCAACCCCAAGCGACCCCGCCCACtctga
- the LOC133140627 gene encoding kinesin-like protein KIF2A isoform X6, whose amino-acid sequence MVTSMNEENESVTVEWFENGDTKGKEIDLESIFSLNPNVAPDEEIAITPETPPPPAQSATKVPRIAKNRRTIAPPKNETPAREARAAPVRARPDPPAPPPPAQPVQPPPSAQTQAQAQQNGSVTARTAQTPAALGAHRVSSRRKSNCVKEVEKLQEKRERRRLQQQELREKKAQEVDTTIPNYEIMYMIRDFRASLDYRPLSTADLIEEHRICVCVRKRPLNKKELTVKDLDVITIPSKDVVMVHEPKQKVDLTRYLENQTFRFDYAFDDTTTNEMVYRFTARPLVETIFERGMATCFAYGQTGSGKTHTMGGDFSGKNQDCSKGIYALAARDVFLMLKKPHYKKLDLQVYATFFEIYSGKVFDLLNRKTKLRVLEDGKQQVQVVGLQEREVRCTEDVLKLIEVGNSCRTSGQTSANAHSSRSHAVFQIILRRNRKMHGKFSLIDLAGNERGADTSSADRQTRLEGAEINKSLLALKECIRALGRNKPHTPFRASKLTQVLRDSFIGENSRTCMIATISPGMASCENTLNTLRYANRVKEFGISPSDIPFSQNAGGRAELSPTYEYDGFATSTRRVKELTVDPIGPIEGRPNIHSVNQLDVLEAQWGVGSSPQRDDLKLLCEQNEEEVSPQLFNFHEAVSQVVEMEEQVQEDHRAVFQESLRWLEDDKVLLEMTEEVDYDVETYATQLEQVLDQKIEILTEFRDKVKLFRSRLQEEEQASKQINPKRPRPL is encoded by the exons ATGGTCACCTCCATGAACGAGGAGAACGAGAGCGTGACGGTGGAGTGGTTCGAGAATGGAGACACCAAAGGGAAAGAG ATCGACCTGGAGAGCATATTCTCCCTGAACCCTAATGTGGCCCCCGACGAGGAGATCGCCATCACGCCCgagaccccgccccctcccgctCAGAGTGCCACCAAGGTGCCCCGCATCGCCAAG AACCGCCGGACCATCGCTCCCCCCAAGAACGAGACCCCTGCCAGAGAAGCCCGAG CAGCGCCCGTGCGGGCCCGGCccgacccccccgccccgccgcccCCCGCGCAGCCCGTGCAGCCGCCCCCGTCTGCGCAGACGCAGGCCCAGGCCCAGCAGAACGGTAGTGTCACCGCCCGGACCGCACAGACCCCAGCAGCACTCGGGGCCCACCGAGTCTCCT CGCGGAGGAAATCGAACTGCGTCAAGGAGGTGGAGAAGCTccaggagaagagggagaggaggaggctgCAACAGCAGGAGCTGAGGGAGAAGAAGGCCCAG GAAGTTGACACGACGATCCCCAACTATGAGATCATGTACATGATCAGAGACTTCCGAGCCAGCCTGGACTACCGACCACTCAGCACTGCTGACCTG ATTGAAGAACACAggatatgcgtgtgtgtgaggaaacGGCCACtcaacaaaaaag AGCTGACGGTGAAGGACCTGGATGTGATCACCATCCCCAGTAAGGACGTGGTGATGGTGCACGAGCCCAAACAGAAGGTGGACCTGACCCGGTACCTGGAGAACCAGACCTTCCGCTTCGACTACGCCTTCGACGACACCACGACTAACGAGATGGTTTATAG gttcACTGCGAGGCCGCTGGTAGAGACCATCTTCGAGAGGGGAATGGCCACCTGCTTTGCTTAcggacagacaggaagtggaaaAACACAC acgaTGGGGGGAGATTTTTCTGGAAAGAACCAGGACTGCTCGAAAGGGATCTACGCATTGGCTG CGCGGGATGTGTTTCTCATGCTGAAGAAGCCCCACTATAAGAAGCTGGATCTGCAGGTGTACGCCACCTTCTTTGAGATCTACAGCGGGAAG GTGTTCGACCTGCTGAACCGCAAGACCAAGCTGAGGGTGCTGGAGGACGGGAAGCAGCAGGTGCAGGTGGTGGGCCTGCAGGAGCGCGAGGTCAGGTGCACCGAAGACGTCCTCAAACTGATCGAAGTGGGAAACAGCTGCAG gacgtCCGGCCAGACCTCGGCCAACGCCCACTCGTCCCGCAGCCACGCCGTGTTCCAGATCATTCTGCGGAGGAACAGGAAGATGCACGGGAAGTTCTCGCTCATCGACCTGGCGGGGAACGAGCGCGGGGCGGACACCTCCAGCGCCGACCGGCAGACCCGCCTGGAGGGCGCCGAGATCAACAAGAGCCTGCTGGCGCtcaag GAGTGCATCCGGGCCCTGGGGCGGAACAAGCCCCACACCCCGTTCAGGGCCAGCAAGCTGACGCAGGTCCTGCGGGACTCCTTCATCGGGGAGAACTCCAGAACCTGCATG ATTGCCACTATCTCTCCTGGCATGGCGTCATGTGAGAACACGTTAAACACGCTGCGATACGCTAACAG AGTTAAAGAGTTTGGGATAAGTCCTTCGGACATCCCCTTCTCCCAGAACGCTGGCGGCCGCGCCGAGCTGTCCCCCACCTATGAGTACGATGGCTTTGCTACTTCCACACGCAG GGTGAAGGAGCTGACCGTGGACCCCATCGGGCCCATCGAGGGGCGCCCCAACATCCACTCGGTGAACCAGCTGGACGTGCTGGAGGcgcagtggggggtggggagctCCCCCCAGAGGGACGACCTCAAGCTGCTCTGTGAACAGAAC gaagaggaagtctCCCCACAGCTCTTCAACTTCCACGAGGCCGTGTCTCAGGTGGTTGAAATGGAGGAGCAGGTGCAGGAGGACCATCGAGCTGTCTTCCAG GAGTCACTCCGGTGGCTGGAGGATGACAAGGTTCTGCTGGAGATGACGGAGGAGGTGGATTATGACGTGGAAACCTACGCCACGCAGCTGGAGCAGGTCCTGGACCAGAAGATCGAGATCCTAACCGAGTTCCGAG ACAAGGTGAAGTTGTTCCGCTCCAGACTCCAGGAGGAGGAGCAAGCCAGCAAGCAGATCAACCCCAAGCGACCCCGCCCACtctga